From the genome of Acidimicrobiales bacterium:
CGGCGTCATGCTTGTGGCCGGCCTGCAGGGCCCGTGGACCGCGGTGGACGCCAGGGTCGTGCGCCTCGTGCTGGACGGCGACGTCGACCGGTACCACGTCTACTCGGGCTCATCGTGCGGCGGTGGGTTCACAGACACCGGACTGCTGGTGAACAGCCCGGTGGCACGGATCGCACCGGCCTGGCCGACCGGGTCCACGCCGTACTCCACCGGTGGCGTGGCGTCCACGGCCGACGGGGTGGCCTACGACCTGGTCGACCAGGCGACGGCCGGCCTGGACCAGACCCTGCAACTCTGCGAGGGCGCAACCTCTGCCACCTGGTACCGGGGCGAGATACGGGCGGCCCGCTACGGGGCGCGCCAGCGGACCGTGAACTGGGTGGCGGTCGAGCAGTACCTGCGGTCGGTGGTGCCCAGCGAGATGCCGTCGGTGTGGTCCGAGATGGGCGACGGGGCAGGTCAGGAGGCCCTTGAGGCACAGGCCGTGGCAGCACGCTCGTACGCCCTGGCCGAGGTTCGCTACGAGTACGCCAAGACCTGCGACACCATCCGCTGTCAGGTCTACTCGGGGCGACGCAGCCGACGGGGTAGCAGCGGTTGGGACCACGAGACTGCAGAGACGGATGCCGCCGTGACAGCCACCACCGGCATGGTCCGGCTCAGGGACGGGATCGTGTCGCGCACCGAGTTCTCGGCCTCCACCGGTGGCCACACCGTCACGGCCGACTTCGTGGGCGTCGTGGACGCGGGCGACGACGTGTCCATCAACCCGGTCCACCGGTGGACCGACGAGGTGGATGCGGCCCGGGTGGCCGACACGTTCGGCCTGGGACCCCTCTACGAGATCGAGGTGGTCGAGCGCGACGGGTTCGGCGACGACGGCGGGCGGGCTGTGGAGGTGGAGCTGCGTGCCCGGGACGGCAACCGGTTCGTGGTGTCCGGCGACCGGTTCCGGAGGGAGTTCGGCCTGCGCTCCAGCTGGTTCGGCGTGGCCTACGGGCCACCCGACGCCGGATCAGCCTTCCCCGACCCGCAGGTGGACGAGTACCGGGTGACCACCGGCTACTCGGTCGAGGACCTGGCCTCCATCCAGGCGGCCGCAGACCACCTGCAGATGACCACGCCTGAGTTCCAGCGGGCGGCGGTCTGGGTGGTGGCGTTCCTGGTGAACCTCTCCGGGGGTGCCACCAACCCGGTCGACGCGCCGGCGGTGACGGGCTCCGAGAAGGTGACCACCGCCTACTTCGCCGCCGCCGGCGACCAGCAGGTCATGGAACAGGTGGCCGCCGGGTTCGGGCTGAACGGTGCCGAGGCCCAGGCGGTATCGGTCACCCTGCTGGTGTTCCTGGTGGGCCTGGCCAGGGCTGCCGGACGCTGAACGTGGCGCCGCGGGTCGCCGCGTCGGATCCGGCCGGAGAGCGCCCGATACCCTCGGCGGCGTGAAGGGGCTGATCCTGTCGGGGGGGAGTGGACGGCGCCTGCGCCCGCTTACCCACACCAGCGCCAAGCAGCTGGTTCCGATCGCCAACGTCCCGATCCTGCACTACGTGATTGCCGACCTGGTCGGGGTGGGCATAACCGACATCGGCATCGTGGTCGGCGACACCGGCGAAGAGGTCCGGGCGTCGGTGGGCGACGGCAGCCGCTGGGGCGCCTCGGTCACCTACATCGACCAGGAGACGCCGCTGGGCCTGGCCCACGCCGTGCTGGTGGCCGGTCCGTTCCTGGGCGACGAGCCGTTCGCCATGTACCTGGGCGACAACATGTTCGAGGACTCCCTGGACGAGGTGGTCGACGGCTTCGACGGGTCGGTGGCGGCGCGACTGCTGCTGGCCCGGGTGGACGACCCGTCGTCGTTCGGCGTGGCCGACCTGGCATCCGACGGTTCCATTGCCGCCCTGGTCGAGAAGCCGTCGGATCCGCCGTCCGACCTGGCCCTGGTCGGCGTGTACCTGTTCGGGCCCCGCATCCACGAGGCGGTGCGTGCCATCGGCCCGTCGGCCCGGGGTGAGCTGGAGATCACCGACGCCATCCAGTGGCTGCTGGATGCCGGCGAGACCGTCGAGCACCGGGTGCTGGACGGCTGGTGGATCGACACCGGCAAGAAGGACCCGTTGCT
Proteins encoded in this window:
- a CDS encoding glucose-1-phosphate thymidylyltransferase, encoding MKGLILSGGSGRRLRPLTHTSAKQLVPIANVPILHYVIADLVGVGITDIGIVVGDTGEEVRASVGDGSRWGASVTYIDQETPLGLAHAVLVAGPFLGDEPFAMYLGDNMFEDSLDEVVDGFDGSVAARLLLARVDDPSSFGVADLASDGSIAALVEKPSDPPSDLALVGVYLFGPRIHEAVRAIGPSARGELEITDAIQWLLDAGETVEHRVLDGWWIDTGKKDPLLACNRLVLDRLDGDRVVVDDGAEVVGSTLVGPVVVAAGARILDSTVGPYVAVGEDCRIRCSTVDDSVLMAGAGVTDLDRLTASVLGREAEVTGAAGEQVVLSLLLGDHSVVDVASGGPVADDISSVGSGGGSGG